A section of the Desulfurispora thermophila DSM 16022 genome encodes:
- a CDS encoding VWA domain-containing protein has protein sequence MLEHQILQAIKTTAAGQPALLPHQLTALVHILRQLGLKCGTAELLDAVQALARVDLLQRPQVKYALKACLAKGPAEGQLFEAVFDTFFLPPPELARRLAELERQEQETRWQLLNARQELAQVMESFSGGPEQVQNLTDEQIMAYAALPEPARDNFRQTMERMRANPVNDPGRLISQVLQAALNYWRYYLLKQQEQQALVGDEQSPSLLGAGQPGGLPALFYRHPQDRLYHSDLAGLASSDPAQVRLLLQRVTRRLAAALTRRYRRSRARGALDYRRTMRASIAHGGVPLKLHYLARRRRPARLLLICDVSASMARYATFVLQFIYGLSSGVGQIDSFVFSEDIEAVGEYFRRGRDFATAVLEAVNNSRQWGKTTHLAAALETLWQERRDVLQPDTLLLIYSDTKTVAAPAAAALLAEKILKRVKQAVWLNPLPEEQWPREQTVAVFRPLLPMYECRTVAQLEKALRKVL, from the coding sequence ATGCTTGAACATCAAATACTGCAGGCTATAAAAACCACGGCTGCCGGCCAGCCCGCCCTGCTGCCCCACCAGCTGACCGCCCTGGTGCACATCCTGCGCCAGCTGGGCCTCAAATGCGGCACCGCCGAACTGCTGGACGCCGTGCAGGCCCTGGCCCGGGTGGATCTGCTGCAGCGCCCCCAGGTCAAGTACGCCTTAAAAGCCTGTCTGGCCAAAGGCCCGGCCGAAGGGCAGCTCTTTGAAGCGGTTTTCGACACCTTCTTTTTGCCCCCGCCCGAACTGGCCCGCCGCCTGGCCGAACTGGAACGGCAGGAGCAGGAAACCCGCTGGCAGCTGCTGAATGCCCGCCAGGAACTGGCTCAGGTGATGGAGAGCTTCAGCGGCGGCCCGGAGCAGGTGCAAAACCTCACCGACGAGCAGATCATGGCCTACGCCGCCCTGCCCGAACCGGCCCGGGACAATTTCCGCCAGACCATGGAAAGAATGCGGGCCAACCCGGTCAACGACCCCGGGCGTTTAATCTCCCAGGTGCTGCAGGCCGCCCTGAACTACTGGCGCTACTACCTGCTCAAACAGCAGGAGCAGCAGGCTCTGGTCGGCGATGAGCAGTCCCCATCCCTGCTCGGCGCCGGGCAGCCCGGCGGCCTGCCGGCCCTTTTTTACCGCCACCCCCAGGACCGCCTCTACCACAGCGACCTGGCCGGGCTGGCGAGCAGTGACCCCGCCCAGGTGCGCCTTTTGCTGCAGCGGGTGACCCGCCGCCTGGCCGCCGCCCTGACCCGCCGCTACCGTCGTAGCCGGGCCCGCGGTGCCCTGGACTACCGCCGTACCATGCGCGCCAGCATTGCCCACGGCGGGGTGCCCCTGAAACTGCATTACCTGGCCCGGCGCCGCCGCCCGGCCCGCCTGCTGCTGATCTGCGACGTATCCGCCTCCATGGCCCGCTATGCCACCTTTGTGCTGCAGTTTATCTACGGTCTGAGCAGCGGCGTGGGCCAGATTGACAGCTTTGTCTTTTCCGAAGATATCGAGGCCGTGGGAGAATATTTCCGCCGGGGGCGGGACTTTGCCACCGCCGTCCTGGAGGCAGTGAACAACAGCCGGCAGTGGGGCAAAACCACCCACCTGGCCGCCGCGCTGGAGACCCTCTGGCAGGAACGGCGGGACGTCTTACAACCTGACACACTGCTGCTCATCTACAGTGACACCAAAACCGTGGCCGCCCCGGCCGCGGCCGCCCTGCTGGCGGAAAAAATTCTCAAGCGGGTCAAACAGGCCGTCTGGCTCAACCCCCTGCCGGAAGAACAGTGGCCGCGCGAGCAGACGGTGGCGGTTTTCCGGCCCCTGCTGCCCATGTACGAATGCCGCACCGTGGCCCAGCTGGAAAAGGCCCTGCGGAAGGTTTTATAG
- the trmL gene encoding tRNA (uridine(34)/cytosine(34)/5-carboxymethylaminomethyluridine(34)-2'-O)-methyltransferase TrmL: MHIVLVEPEIPANTGNIARTCAVTGARLHLVGKLGFSTEDKYLKRAGLDYWHLLDITYYDNFAQLLERYPSARLHLATTKGGRWYTDVPYGPDDFLVFGKETQGLPRELLEAYSEQCIRIPMLPGVRSLNLSNAVAIVLYEALHQQGFVGFV; the protein is encoded by the coding sequence TTGCACATCGTGCTGGTCGAGCCGGAAATACCGGCCAACACCGGCAACATCGCCCGCACCTGCGCCGTCACCGGTGCCCGCCTGCACCTGGTGGGCAAACTGGGCTTTTCCACCGAGGACAAATACCTGAAAAGAGCCGGCCTGGACTACTGGCACCTGCTGGACATTACCTACTACGACAACTTTGCCCAGTTGCTGGAACGATATCCCTCCGCCCGCCTGCATCTGGCCACCACCAAAGGTGGCCGCTGGTACACCGATGTGCCCTACGGCCCGGACGACTTCCTGGTTTTTGGCAAAGAGACCCAGGGTCTGCCCCGGGAATTGCTGGAAGCCTACTCCGAGCAGTGCATCCGCATTCCCATGCTGCCCGGCGTGCGTTCGCTCAACCTGTCCAACGCCGTGGCCATTGTTCTCTACGAGGCGCTGCACCAGCAGGGCTTTGTCGGATTTGTTTAA
- a CDS encoding DUF4912 domain-containing protein, with the protein MASMLLWLIILLFAVAAALLWHTVARAGRPRLKPATPLRRDWSEEYAGEISIPHLKPRPGLANPDLPEHYQRDRLVLLAKDPYWLYAYWEVTAARQEEFVAAYGDGAWQISRPVLRVHDVTGIGHFNGLNARSYTDIEIADYTSNWYINVGLPEHDYCVELGRLFPDGRFVMLLRSNIVTTPRAAVSSLTDEEWPPLLEVYKNLQVKTGLGSPLLVEEMFARLVEMQVSSPELQRKPAGD; encoded by the coding sequence ATGGCCAGCATGCTACTGTGGCTGATTATCTTACTGTTTGCCGTGGCGGCCGCTCTGCTCTGGCACACAGTAGCCCGCGCCGGCCGGCCGCGCCTGAAGCCCGCCACCCCGCTACGGCGGGACTGGTCGGAAGAGTACGCCGGCGAAATTTCCATCCCCCACCTCAAACCGCGCCCCGGACTGGCCAATCCGGATTTACCCGAACATTACCAGCGCGACAGACTGGTGCTCCTGGCTAAAGACCCCTACTGGCTGTACGCTTACTGGGAGGTCACCGCCGCCCGGCAGGAAGAGTTTGTCGCCGCATATGGAGATGGTGCCTGGCAAATATCGCGGCCCGTGCTGCGGGTTCACGACGTGACCGGCATCGGGCATTTCAACGGCTTGAACGCCCGCAGCTACACCGATATTGAAATCGCCGATTACACCAGCAACTGGTACATCAATGTGGGCCTGCCCGAACACGACTATTGTGTGGAACTGGGCCGCCTTTTCCCGGACGGCCGTTTTGTCATGCTGCTGCGCAGCAACATTGTTACCACACCGCGGGCCGCGGTTTCCAGTCTGACCGATGAAGAATGGCCGCCGTTGCTGGAAGTCTACAAAAACCTCCAGGTAAAAACCGGCCTGGGTTCGCCCCTGCTGGTGGAGGAAATGTTCGCCCGCCTGGTGGAAATGCAGGTTTCTTCGCCGGAACTGCAGCGCAAACCCGCCGGCGATTAG
- a CDS encoding CoA-binding protein, with protein sequence MLSDQQIKTILAESRTIAIVGLSDKPQRDSYRVAEYLQKKGYRIIPVNPTIECVLGERAYPSLREVPEPVDIVDVFRRSEEVPSVVEQALEKRPRLIWLQLGVISPQAAEMAAAAGVPLVMDRCLKVEHGRLLG encoded by the coding sequence GTGCTCAGCGACCAGCAAATTAAAACCATCCTTGCAGAATCTAGGACCATAGCTATTGTGGGTTTGTCCGACAAGCCGCAGCGCGACAGTTACCGGGTAGCCGAGTATCTGCAAAAAAAGGGTTACCGGATCATTCCGGTCAATCCCACCATAGAGTGCGTGCTGGGCGAGCGGGCCTATCCCTCGCTGCGCGAAGTACCCGAACCCGTGGACATTGTGGACGTTTTTCGGCGTAGTGAGGAAGTACCTTCCGTGGTGGAACAGGCACTGGAAAAAAGGCCGCGGCTGATCTGGCTGCAGCTGGGTGTGATCAGCCCGCAGGCTGCGGAGATGGCCGCTGCGGCCGGCGTGCCCCTGGTGATGGATCGCTGCCTGAAAGTGGAACACGGGCGGCTTTTGGGGTAG
- a CDS encoding glycoside hydrolase family 57 protein: protein MPKGFLCLVLHAHLPYVRHTEHEHFLEERWLFEAITETYIPLLSTLESLQQDGVPGRLTISISPPLAAMLADPLLQQRYLNHLDLLLELAEKEVERTRDTPFAPTARMYLEKFRQARIMFSHRYQRNLLQGFKRFQDQGYLEIITCAATHGYLPLLATQKGAVRAQIGTAVQAHAQHFGQPPAGIWLPECAYSEGIDEVLAEFGLKFFFVDTHGLLFASRRPRYGIFAPLRCPSGVHAFGRDVESSKQVWSASEGYPGDFDYREYYRDIGFDLDIEYIKPYIHPDGIRVNTGIKYYRITGRTNHKEPYVPETAREKAAIHAGNFLFNRQLQIDYLAGIMDRQPIVVAPYDAELFGHWWYEGPLFLEYLCRKVAYDQDTFQLITPSQYLAMYPVNQTATPCPSSWGNKGYHEVWLCQANDWIYRHLHMAATYMQELADSHPQAAGTERRALTQAARELLLAQSSDWAFIMSTGTMVDYAVRRTRCHLDNFLRLHRQIKERAIDEAWLAQLEEKHNIFPRMDYTLFRTAG, encoded by the coding sequence ATGCCCAAAGGATTTCTCTGTCTGGTGCTGCACGCCCACCTGCCCTATGTGCGGCACACGGAGCACGAGCATTTTCTGGAAGAGCGCTGGCTGTTTGAAGCCATCACGGAAACTTACATCCCGCTGCTGAGCACTCTGGAGTCACTACAACAGGACGGAGTGCCCGGCCGGCTGACCATTTCCATCTCGCCGCCCCTGGCCGCCATGCTGGCCGACCCGCTCCTGCAGCAGCGCTATTTAAACCACCTGGATTTGCTGCTGGAGCTGGCCGAAAAGGAAGTGGAACGCACCCGGGATACACCCTTTGCCCCCACCGCCCGCATGTACCTGGAAAAATTCCGCCAGGCCCGGATTATGTTCAGCCACCGCTACCAGCGCAATTTGCTGCAGGGGTTTAAACGCTTTCAAGACCAGGGCTATCTGGAAATCATCACCTGCGCCGCCACCCACGGCTACCTGCCGCTGCTGGCCACCCAGAAAGGCGCCGTGCGGGCGCAAATCGGCACGGCCGTGCAAGCCCACGCGCAGCACTTCGGGCAGCCGCCGGCCGGAATATGGCTGCCCGAGTGCGCCTACAGCGAAGGGATAGACGAAGTGCTGGCCGAGTTTGGCCTGAAGTTCTTTTTTGTGGACACCCACGGCCTGCTCTTCGCCTCCCGCCGGCCACGGTACGGTATTTTCGCCCCGCTACGCTGCCCGTCCGGAGTGCACGCCTTTGGCCGCGACGTGGAATCCTCCAAGCAGGTGTGGAGCGCCAGTGAAGGTTACCCGGGCGACTTCGACTACCGGGAGTATTACCGGGACATCGGTTTCGATCTGGATATAGAGTATATCAAGCCTTACATTCACCCGGACGGCATCCGGGTGAACACGGGAATAAAATACTACCGCATCACGGGGCGCACCAACCACAAAGAACCCTATGTGCCCGAAACGGCCCGGGAAAAGGCGGCCATCCACGCGGGCAACTTCCTGTTCAACCGGCAACTGCAGATCGACTACCTGGCCGGCATTATGGACCGCCAGCCCATTGTGGTCGCTCCCTACGACGCCGAGCTGTTCGGCCACTGGTGGTACGAAGGACCGCTTTTCCTGGAATATCTTTGCCGCAAAGTAGCTTATGACCAGGATACTTTTCAGTTAATCACTCCTTCGCAATACCTGGCTATGTACCCGGTAAACCAGACGGCCACGCCCTGCCCTTCCAGCTGGGGTAACAAGGGGTACCACGAAGTGTGGCTCTGCCAGGCCAATGACTGGATTTACCGCCACCTGCACATGGCCGCCACCTACATGCAGGAACTGGCCGACAGCCACCCGCAGGCCGCTGGAACCGAGCGGCGCGCCCTCACCCAGGCCGCCCGGGAACTCCTGCTGGCCCAGAGCAGCGACTGGGCCTTCATCATGAGCACGGGCACCATGGTGGACTATGCAGTGCGCCGCACCCGGTGCCACCTGGACAATTTCCTGCGCCTGCACCGGCAGATCAAGGAGCGCGCCATAGATGAAGCCTGGCTGGCCCAGCTGGAAGAAAAGCACAACATTTTCCCCCGGATGGACTACACCCTGTTCCGCACGGCCGGATGA
- a CDS encoding sugar phosphate nucleotidyltransferase, whose amino-acid sequence MKAIIMAGGEGSRLRPLTCDRPKPMVPVANVPMMEHIVELLKQNGLTRIGVTLQYMPQIIQDYFGNGRAFGVDMQYFVEETPLGTAGSVKNAASFLDETFLVISGDALTDFPLQQAIDFHRRRGALATLVLTRVDCPLEYGVVITADDGRVQQFLEKPAWSEVFSDTVNTGIYILEPEVLRYVPENQPFDFSKDLFPLLLKKRQPVLGVVLEGYWCDIGNLTQYVQAHQAVLTGRARVRIRGEQLAENIWAGADCQISPRALLRGPLLLGAGCAVAAGARLEDGSVLGDGCRVSTGASVKRSVLWRHVHLDSDAALRGAVLGDRVQVLKGAAAYEGAVIGTDCVLGERAVVKPDVKLWPGKQVDARCQVTCSLVWGTRLPRKLFGLEGVSGQINVELTPETALRLAAAFVAALNAAGRAIGVSADAWPAAQALRHAVLAGIMGAGGKACDLGTATVPLARYAVRSLELAGGVHVKVNPDQPERLSLLFLDRQGGNISRASERKVENLLWREDFRRAVAGQIMPLDVQPGIRESYLSYLAATIGGSHLKRQRSRLVMAFDRLNLEWVVEALARQFNLSIHNLDHSLPGNLPRSWAGYQEMLGCVAENVRQQKALAGAVLAPSGDRLILVDETGQVISDEMLVLLMALVIFKLRGGPVVVPVTAPRSVEDLARQYAARVIRTKTALPDLLEQILRQAENQDGQINQMLLNFDAVGACLALLEFVLSRGLTLGQLVQEIPAFYLHKRSVFVPWEARGTVMRRMIEEPGGGELELLDGVKVLHPQGWALVLPDPEEPVCRIFSEGVSMEVAEALTDFYEEKIRQIAGMRKSG is encoded by the coding sequence TTGAAAGCAATCATTATGGCGGGCGGGGAAGGGTCGCGGCTGCGGCCGCTCACCTGTGACCGGCCCAAGCCCATGGTTCCGGTGGCCAACGTGCCCATGATGGAACACATTGTAGAATTGCTCAAACAAAACGGTCTGACCCGCATCGGTGTCACCCTGCAGTACATGCCCCAGATTATCCAGGATTATTTCGGCAACGGGCGGGCTTTTGGCGTCGACATGCAGTATTTTGTAGAAGAAACCCCCCTGGGTACGGCCGGCAGTGTGAAAAACGCCGCCTCTTTTCTGGATGAAACTTTTCTGGTGATCAGCGGTGACGCCCTGACCGACTTTCCGCTGCAGCAGGCCATCGACTTTCACCGCCGCCGGGGGGCCCTGGCTACGCTGGTGCTGACGCGGGTGGATTGCCCGCTGGAATACGGTGTGGTGATCACGGCGGATGACGGCCGGGTGCAACAGTTTCTGGAAAAACCGGCCTGGAGTGAGGTTTTCAGTGACACGGTGAACACGGGCATCTATATCCTGGAGCCCGAAGTGCTCCGGTATGTGCCCGAAAACCAGCCCTTTGACTTCAGCAAGGACCTCTTTCCCCTGCTGTTAAAGAAAAGACAGCCCGTTCTGGGTGTGGTGCTGGAAGGATACTGGTGCGATATCGGCAACCTGACCCAGTATGTGCAGGCGCATCAGGCCGTGCTGACCGGTCGGGCCCGCGTGCGCATCCGGGGCGAGCAACTGGCGGAAAACATCTGGGCGGGCGCGGACTGCCAGATCAGCCCGCGGGCCCTTTTGCGCGGGCCGCTCCTGCTGGGGGCGGGCTGCGCAGTGGCCGCGGGAGCCCGGCTGGAAGATGGCAGCGTGCTGGGGGATGGCTGCCGGGTGAGCACGGGGGCCAGCGTAAAGCGCAGCGTGCTCTGGCGCCACGTGCACCTGGACAGCGACGCCGCCCTGCGGGGGGCCGTGCTGGGTGACCGGGTGCAGGTGCTCAAAGGGGCGGCCGCCTATGAGGGGGCGGTCATCGGTACCGACTGCGTGCTGGGCGAGCGGGCTGTGGTCAAGCCCGATGTCAAACTCTGGCCCGGCAAGCAGGTGGACGCCCGTTGCCAGGTGACCTGCAGTTTGGTCTGGGGGACCAGGCTGCCCCGCAAACTATTCGGCCTGGAAGGGGTGAGCGGGCAAATAAACGTGGAGCTCACCCCCGAAACCGCCCTGAGGTTGGCGGCTGCTTTCGTGGCGGCCTTAAACGCCGCCGGGCGGGCCATTGGTGTTTCGGCCGATGCCTGGCCGGCGGCGCAGGCACTGCGCCATGCCGTGCTGGCCGGCATCATGGGGGCGGGGGGAAAAGCCTGTGACCTGGGAACGGCCACCGTGCCGCTGGCCCGCTACGCCGTGCGGTCACTGGAACTGGCCGGTGGCGTGCACGTCAAGGTAAACCCGGACCAGCCCGAGCGTTTAAGCCTGCTTTTTTTGGACCGGCAGGGAGGTAACATCAGCCGGGCCAGCGAGCGCAAAGTGGAAAACCTTCTCTGGCGGGAGGACTTTCGCCGGGCGGTGGCCGGCCAGATCATGCCCCTGGATGTGCAGCCGGGCATCCGGGAAAGCTACCTGTCCTATCTGGCCGCTACCATTGGGGGCAGTCACCTCAAGCGGCAGAGGTCGCGCCTGGTCATGGCCTTCGACCGCCTGAATCTGGAATGGGTGGTGGAAGCCCTGGCCCGGCAGTTTAACCTGAGCATTCACAACCTGGATCACAGCCTGCCCGGCAACCTGCCGCGCAGCTGGGCCGGCTACCAGGAAATGCTGGGCTGCGTGGCGGAAAACGTACGCCAGCAAAAAGCCCTGGCCGGAGCGGTGCTGGCGCCGTCGGGCGACCGGCTGATCCTGGTGGACGAAACCGGACAAGTGATCAGCGACGAAATGCTGGTGCTGCTCATGGCCCTGGTCATATTCAAACTGCGCGGCGGGCCGGTGGTGGTGCCGGTCACCGCACCGCGTTCCGTGGAGGATCTGGCCCGGCAGTACGCCGCCCGGGTCATCCGCACCAAAACCGCCCTGCCCGACTTGCTGGAGCAAATCCTGCGCCAGGCGGAAAACCAGGACGGCCAGATCAACCAGATGCTGCTCAATTTTGACGCGGTGGGTGCCTGCCTGGCCCTGCTGGAGTTTGTGCTGAGCCGGGGCCTGACGCTGGGCCAGCTGGTGCAGGAAATTCCCGCCTTTTACCTGCACAAGAGGAGCGTCTTTGTGCCCTGGGAGGCCAGGGGCACGGTGATGCGGCGCATGATTGAAGAACCGGGCGGCGGCGAACTGGAACTGCTGGACGGGGTGAAGGTGCTGCATCCCCAGGGTTGGGCTCTGGTGCTGCCCGACCCGGAGGAGCCGGTGTGCCGCATTTTCAGCGAGGGGGTTTCCATGGAGGTAGCCGAGGCGCTGACCGATTTTTACGAGGAGAAGATTCGCCAGATTGCCGGAATGCGCAAGTCGGGCTGA
- the nth gene encoding endonuclease III, protein MNKQQPVNISAITVIDQIIDALQRLYPGATTDLVYENPFQLLIAVMLSAQSTDKQVNRVTARLFARYKTPAEIARLTPEELASLIQGCGLYRNKSKHIIETCRALVEKHGGQVPATRAELEKLPGVGRKTANVVLMAAFGQDTLPVDTHVFRLARRLGLATGSTPRVVEEELLAIVPPGQRTFFHHALIKHGRAVCLARRPRCAACDLRGCCRYYREKVPNIHGVSVV, encoded by the coding sequence ATGAATAAACAGCAACCAGTAAACATTTCGGCCATCACCGTCATAGACCAGATCATTGACGCTCTGCAGCGGCTGTACCCGGGTGCCACCACCGACCTGGTCTATGAAAACCCCTTTCAACTGCTCATTGCCGTCATGCTTTCGGCCCAGTCCACAGACAAACAGGTGAACAGAGTAACCGCCCGTCTCTTTGCCCGCTATAAGACGCCAGCCGAAATTGCCCGCCTGACACCGGAAGAACTGGCGTCCCTGATCCAGGGCTGCGGACTATACCGCAACAAAAGCAAACATATCATAGAGACCTGCCGCGCCCTGGTTGAAAAACACGGCGGGCAGGTGCCCGCCACTCGGGCCGAACTGGAAAAGCTGCCCGGCGTGGGGCGCAAGACGGCCAATGTGGTGCTGATGGCCGCCTTCGGCCAGGACACCCTGCCCGTGGACACCCACGTCTTCCGGCTGGCCCGCCGCTTGGGTCTGGCCACGGGCAGCACGCCCCGGGTCGTGGAAGAGGAACTGCTGGCCATTGTGCCGCCCGGGCAGCGCACTTTCTTCCACCACGCCCTGATCAAGCACGGCCGGGCGGTCTGCCTGGCCCGCCGCCCCCGCTGTGCCGCCTGCGACCTGCGGGGCTGCTGCCGGTATTACCGGGAGAAGGTACCTAATATTCATGGTGTGTCAGTTGTCTAA
- a CDS encoding AAA family ATPase, whose product MNFSVSELQKRLQQAGYISEDELAVSIYLAVVLQKPLLVEGAPGVGKTEIARALAAVFDTDLIRLQCYEGLDENKALYEWNYQRQLLKIQILKDLACRQEEVEKDLFSREYLLPRPLLQAITAPRRVVLLIDEVDKVDAPFEAFLFELLSDFQISIPELGTIKAAHIPLVVLTSNGERELSDGLKRRCVYLYIDFPGIEKEVAILQVKVPEAGYKLSLEIARAVHYIRANLAMQKQPSIAETIDWARALVALHAAGLQQDLIQQTAPVLLKNKADQDKLRQPEQLQQVWQYAVTGRPPEGAAVTGTSAGEPGCNCGCGGHGKL is encoded by the coding sequence ATGAATTTTAGCGTTTCCGAACTGCAAAAAAGACTGCAGCAGGCCGGCTACATCAGCGAGGATGAACTGGCCGTGAGCATCTACCTGGCCGTGGTGCTGCAAAAGCCCCTGCTGGTGGAAGGCGCCCCCGGTGTGGGCAAAACCGAAATCGCCCGCGCCCTGGCCGCGGTCTTCGACACCGACCTGATCCGCCTGCAGTGCTACGAAGGGCTGGATGAAAACAAAGCCCTCTACGAGTGGAACTACCAGAGACAGCTTTTAAAAATTCAGATCCTGAAAGACCTGGCCTGCCGGCAGGAAGAAGTGGAAAAAGACCTCTTCTCCCGGGAATACCTTTTGCCCCGGCCACTGCTGCAGGCCATCACCGCCCCTCGCCGGGTGGTGCTGCTGATTGACGAAGTGGACAAAGTGGACGCCCCCTTTGAGGCCTTCTTGTTTGAGCTGTTATCCGACTTTCAAATCTCCATCCCCGAACTGGGCACCATAAAAGCCGCCCACATCCCCCTGGTGGTGCTGACCAGCAACGGGGAGCGGGAACTTTCCGACGGTTTGAAACGCCGCTGTGTCTACCTGTACATTGACTTCCCCGGCATAGAAAAAGAAGTGGCCATTTTGCAGGTAAAGGTGCCCGAAGCCGGGTACAAACTGAGCCTGGAGATAGCCCGCGCCGTGCACTACATCCGGGCCAACCTGGCCATGCAAAAACAGCCATCCATAGCCGAGACCATTGACTGGGCCCGCGCCCTGGTGGCCCTGCACGCCGCCGGATTGCAGCAGGACCTGATCCAGCAGACCGCGCCCGTGCTCCTCAAGAACAAGGCCGACCAGGACAAACTGCGCCAGCCCGAGCAGCTGCAGCAGGTGTGGCAGTACGCCGTGACCGGCCGCCCGCCCGAGGGCGCTGCGGTTACCGGCACCAGTGCGGGCGAGCCGGGCTGCAACTGCGGGTGCGGGGGACACGGGAAATTGTAA
- a CDS encoding glycosyltransferase family 4 protein, translating to MRVLMLSWEYPPKSVGGLAQHVYDLTRALVKQGVEVHLVTLAAGGVPAEEIVHGVRVYRVEPYNLSAHNFVNWATQMNIALLEKIIYLQQKMGGFALVHAHDWLVAFAARAVKHALRIPLLATIHATEYGRNYGLHTDMQRQISDIEWWLCFEAWKVICCSHYMRGEVRHVFQLPEDKVIVIPNGVDVSNFSTVSTQARREHYAAPDEKIVFYVGRLVREKGVQVLLDAAPQILRHYPQAKFVIAGRGQYEGTLRYQAEQMGIAHRIYFTGYVDDALRNSLYKWASVAVFPSLYEPFGIVALEAMAAGTPVVVSDTGGLSEIVRHGVDGLKAYAGNPASLAEMILQILHNDELAERLRQTAYRRVVEQFSWSQIAARTAEVYRQVVEAGRQTAWYAFAERSSGFLEKVTRFWSRPAI from the coding sequence TTGCGGGTTTTGATGCTTTCCTGGGAATACCCGCCCAAAAGCGTGGGCGGCCTGGCCCAGCATGTCTATGATTTAACCCGGGCGCTGGTCAAGCAGGGTGTGGAAGTGCACCTGGTGACGCTGGCCGCCGGCGGGGTGCCGGCGGAAGAAATAGTGCACGGTGTGCGTGTCTACCGGGTGGAGCCGTACAACCTGTCGGCCCACAATTTCGTCAACTGGGCCACCCAGATGAATATCGCCCTGCTGGAAAAAATAATATATTTGCAGCAAAAAATGGGCGGCTTCGCCCTGGTACACGCCCACGACTGGCTGGTGGCCTTTGCCGCCCGGGCCGTCAAGCACGCCCTGCGCATTCCCCTGCTGGCCACCATCCACGCCACCGAATACGGGCGCAACTACGGCCTGCACACCGATATGCAGCGCCAGATCAGCGACATTGAGTGGTGGCTGTGCTTTGAAGCGTGGAAGGTGATCTGTTGCAGCCACTACATGCGCGGTGAGGTGCGGCATGTTTTTCAACTGCCCGAGGACAAGGTAATAGTTATTCCCAATGGCGTGGATGTGAGCAACTTCAGCACGGTGAGCACCCAGGCCAGGCGGGAGCACTACGCCGCCCCGGATGAAAAGATAGTCTTCTATGTCGGCCGGCTGGTGCGGGAAAAGGGTGTCCAGGTGCTCCTGGACGCGGCACCCCAGATTTTGCGCCACTACCCGCAGGCCAAGTTTGTCATTGCCGGGCGGGGCCAGTACGAGGGCACGCTGCGCTACCAGGCCGAGCAGATGGGCATTGCCCACCGCATCTATTTCACCGGCTACGTTGATGACGCGCTGCGCAACAGCCTGTACAAATGGGCCAGCGTAGCCGTCTTCCCCAGCCTGTACGAGCCCTTTGGCATTGTGGCCCTGGAAGCCATGGCCGCCGGTACACCGGTGGTGGTGTCGGATACCGGGGGGCTTTCGGAAATCGTCCGGCACGGGGTGGACGGCCTGAAAGCCTATGCTGGCAATCCAGCTTCTCTGGCCGAAATGATCCTGCAAATCCTGCACAATGATGAACTGGCGGAAAGGCTCAGGCAGACCGCCTACCGGCGGGTGGTGGAGCAGTTCAGCTGGTCGCAGATCGCGGCCCGGACGGCCGAGGTTTACCGCCAGGTGGTGGAAGCGGGGCGCCAGACGGCCTGGTACGCTTTTGCCGAACGCAGCAGCGGGTTTTTGGAAAAAGTGACCCGCTTCTGGAGCCGGCCGGCAATCTAA